CTCCTCCGAGAGTGCCCTCGAACTTGCGATCAACGACGCCGCCGTGCAAGAGATCGCCCGGCTCGAAGGCTCGCGCAAGTCGAGCTCCCTCGAGCGCTGGCGCGAGCTCTACCGCACGCTGGGGCGCCGGCCCCTCGCCGACAAGCAGGCCCTTTACCGGCGCCTGCTCGATGACTCGGCCCGCGACATCGTGGGCAACTTCAACCCGAGGGTGTACGACTTCGCCACCAAGGCCGTCCCCTACGGGCTCACCTGGCTCTTCAAGAAGCAGAGCCACTTGCCCGCGCTCTCGCCGTCGCTCGCCGACCGGATCCATGTCGAGGGCCACGTGGACACCCTGCGCGCGCTCGCCCAGCGCGGTACGGTGATCCTGGTGCCCACCCACTCGAGCAACCTGGACTCGCTGGTCATCGGCTACGCCCTGTACCACATGGGCCTACCTCCCTTCACCTACGGCGCCGGCAAGAACCTCTTCACCAACGCCCTGCTTTCCTTCTTCATGCACAACCTGGGCGCCTACAAGGTCGATCGCAGGCTCACCTACACCCTCTACAAGGACGTCCTCAAGACCTACTCGACGGTCTTGCTGGAGCGGGGCTATCACTCGCTGTTCTTCCCGGGCGGGGGGCGATCGCGCTCGAACGCCCTCGAGTCCAAGCTCAAGCTCGGCCTCGTGGGCACGGGGCTTGCCGCCTACATCAACAACCTGCAGGCAGGCAAGGCCAACCCCGAGGTCTTCGTGGTGCCCGCCACCCTCAACTACCACCTGGTGCTCGAAGCCGAGACCCTCATCGACGACCAGTTGCAGCGGGTGGGCAAGTCCCGCTACATCATCGAGGATGACGAATCGGCCCAGGCCCGCCGGGTCGCGAGCTTCGTCAACCAGATGCTCAAGCTGGACACCAGCATGGTGCTCCGCTTCGGCGAGCCGCTCGACCCCTTCGGCAACACGGTCGGGCCGGACGGCGTCAGCCGCGATCTGCGCGGACGCGCCATCGACCTGCGCAAGTACGTCGAGGTGGACGGCGTGCCCCAGCACCGAGCACAGCGCGACGCCGAGTACACCCGCGAGCTGGGGACGGCCATCGCTTCGAGCTACCGCAAGAACGCGGTGGTCCTTTCGACCCACCTGGTGGCCTTCGCCCTGTTCACCCTCGCCAAGGAGCTGCACCCCCACCTGGACCTGTTCCAGCTCCTGCGCCTGCCCGACGACACGGCCTACCCCCTCGCCATGGTCTGCGAGCGGATCGATCGCCTACGCGATCGCCTGGTCGCGCTCGCCGAGGCGGGCGAGGTCGTGCTCGGCGATCACGTCCGGGACGACGGGACCGAGGCCCTGGTGGACCAGGCCCTCAAGATCTTCGGGGTCTACCACACCCGGCCGCTCGCCACCCGCCAGGGCGACGAGGTGCGCCTGGTAGACCTCAAGCTCCTGCTCTACTACCACAACCGCCTGACGGGCTACGGCCTGGAAGCGGCGCTCTCGCCCCAGGAGGCCCACGCATGACGACCCCCCACGGCGTTTCGGTCATCGGGGGCGGCTCGTGGGGCACGACCATCGCCCACCTCATCGCCGAGAACGGACATCCGGTCAAGCTCTGGATGCGCGACCCCGAGCAGGTGGCAGAGCTCAACCGCACCCACCGCAACGCGCGCTACCTGGGGGATCTGCCCCTCAGCCCGCGCCTGCTCGCCGTCAGCTCGCTCGAAGAGGCCGCCCGCGACGCGGCCACCCTCTTCATCGTGACGCCCAGCCACTCGCTCAGGACCATCGCCCGGGAGCTTGGCGACCACTTGGACGGCTCCCGGATCCTGATCCACGGGGTCAAGGGGCTCGAACCCGGCAGCTTCAAGCGCATGAGCCAGCTCTTGCGCGAGGAGACCTGCTGCCGCAAGATCGGCGTGCTCTCGGGCCCCAACCTCGCCAAGGAGGTCGCCCAGGGCCAGCCCAGCGCCACCGTCGTCGCCTCGGCGTTCCAGGAGGTCATCGAGGCCGGGGTCTCCATGCTCAAGAGCAAGACCTTCAGGGTCTACGGCAACGACGACGTGGTCGGCACCGAGCTGGGCGGCACCCTCAAGAACATCTTTGCGATCGCAGCAGGCCTCGCTCACGGTCTGGGCTTCGGCGACAACACCAAGGCTCTCTTGCTGACCCGCGGGCTGACGGAGATGACCCGCCTCGGCGCCCACATGGGGGCCTCGGCCGCGACCTTCTCGGGCCTCTCCGGGATCGGCGACCTGATGGCCACCTGCTTCAGCCCCCTCTCGCGCAACTACCAGGTGGGCTTCCGCCTCTCGAAGGGCGAGAGCCTGGAGGCCATCACCGCCGATCTGCGCCAGGTGGCCGAGGGCGTCCGCACCACCAAGACGGTCGCGGACTACGCCCGCTCCAAGGGCCTGTACCTGCCGATCACCCAAGGCGTGGCCCGGGTTCTGTTCGAGGGCGCGACCCCTCAGCAGGCCCTTTCGGGCCTGCTCGAAGTGGGCCGAAACCCGTTCGAGACGGACGCCCCCGACCGGGAGATCTCGATCCTGTGATCTTACGGTCGATACCTTGCCATGTCGTACAACAGGTGTTATCATGCGTTGTATATAGGCTGTCCAGGATTCACCAGCCGTCTATCGCATCTTTTCGAGTTGGGGGCCTTCGCGGTGACCGCGGGGGCCCTGGTGATTGAAGGGGCGCGTGAAACCGCAAGTCCGTTCCGTTAGGGAGAATTAAGTCAATGGCCATGTTTACTGAGCAAACGATCACCTGCGTTGATTGCGGAGCGCAGTTCCCCTTCACCGTTTCCGAGCAAGAGTTCTACGCCGAGAAGGGTTTCAGCAACCCTCCCCGTCGCTGCAAGCCCTGCCGCACTGCGGCCAAGGCCTCCCGTGAGGGTGGCGCCGGCGGCTTCGGTGCCGCCCGTCCCCAGCGCGAGCTGTTCGACGTGACCTGCAGCGCCTGCGGCGTCGCCACCAAGGTGCCCTTCAAGCCCAACGGTGCCAAGCCCGTCTACTGCCGCGACTGCTTCCGCAAGTAAGCATCAGCGCCTAGGCTTCGAGGCCCCTTCCACTACGGTGGAAGGGGCCTCGTCTTATCGCTCCCTACAGCTTGGTGGCTTAGCGCCGCGAGCCGGCGAAGTTGAAGCGCAGGCCGAAGGTGGCTCCGGAGAAGGCGGTATCCTCGGGCATGTAGAGGTAGCCCGCCGTGAGGCTCACGCGGCTCTTCTCGTCGAGCTTCAGGCCGAGGGCGAGAGAGGGCTCGAGCACGAGGCCCGCCGCCTTGTCGGCGCCGATGGCACCGCCGCCACCGCCCACGAGCAGGCGCAGATCGTAGGTCGAACGGCCGAAGAGGGTATCGGTCGCCCCGAGCATCACGCCGCCGTAGCCGAAGGCCGAGCGCGGCTCCGAGAGGACGGGTCCACCGCTGCCCGCGCCGCCCAGGTAGAAGGGACCACTCGTATAGAAGGTCCCTTCGCCGCCGAACAGCACGGCCGTCTTGCCGGCGGAGTTCGCGAAGCCCCGGATCCCCACGCCGTCAAAACCCTCGGCGGCGCTGGCAGGAGCCGCCCCCAGGGCGACGGCGAACAGGGCGGCTGCGATAACACGCTTCTTCATGGTGGACTCCTTGTCGTGGTGCGAAGTGGCTGAGAGAAAAGCGCCGAATGGCGCGTCATACCTTCAAGATAGCCCCTCGCGATCACGCGGCCGATCACCGCAGCGATCACGCCAAAAAAATCATCCAGACACCGCGAGCGCCGAGGACTTCATTGTCCTCGGCGCTCGCGGTGTCTTTTGCGGTCGGGGCTAGGCCACCGGCACCCGCTCGGGCTCGGGCACCGGGTGCTTCACGCGCCAGCGAATCAACCAGCGGTAGAGCACCGGCAGCAAGAAGAGGGTCAGTGCCGTCGAGGTGAAGAGCCCCCCGATGACGACCCACGCGAGCGGCCGCTGGATCTCGGAGCCGATGCCCTGCGACAGGGCCAGGGGCACCAGGCCGAGGCTTGCGACCATGGCGGTCATCAGGACCGGCCGCAGACGGACCGCGGCCGCCTCGCGCACGGCCTCCTCCAAGGGCATCCCCTCGTGCCGTAGCTTGTTGAAGGTGCTGACGAGGATCACCCCGTTCTGCACCGCCACCCCGAAGAGGGCGATGAAGCCCACCGAGGCGCTCACGCTCAGGTGCTGGCGCGTCAGGAACAGGGCGACGATGCCCCCGATCAGGGCGAACGGGATGTTCAAGAGGATCAGCGCCGACTGGGTCACGGACCCGAAGGTCCCGAACAGGAGGGCGAAGATCAGGCCGATGACGAGGGGCACGACGACCGCGAGGGTCGCCATGGCGCGCTGCTGGCTCTCGAACTGGCCGCCCCAGGTGACCCAGTAGCCGCTCGGGATCGTGACCTCGCGCGCAAGGGCTTCCTTGGCGTCGGCCACGAACGAGCCGATGTCCCGGCCCCGCACATTCGCCTCGATGACGATGCGGCGCTGGCCGTTCTCACGGCTGATCATCGCGGGGCCGCTCTCGACGGTGATCCGCGAGAGGTGCGCGAGCGGCACCCGGGCCCCGGTGGGGGTGGGCACCAGAATGGCGCCCAGCTTATCGGGATCGTTGCGGTCCTGCTCGCTCAGGCGGACCGCAACGCCGACCCGGCGCTGGCCCTCCTGGATCTCGGTGACGACCCGACCGCCGATGGCCGCCGCGACCACCTCGCCGAGATCGTCGATCGCAAGGCCATAGCGGGCGATCGCCTGCCGGTCGTAGCGGATCTGGACCTGGGCGAGACCCGCGGTCTGCTCGGTCTTGACGTTGATGGCGCCGGGCACCTTCTGGAGGGCCTCCTGGACCTGAGCGGCCTTCTCGGCGAGCACCGTCATGTCCTCGCCGAAGATCTTGACGGCCACCTGGCTCTTGACCCCCGAGACCATCTCGTCGACGCGCACGGCGATGGGCTCGCCGAACGACAGACCGATGCCGGGGACGTGGGCCACGGCCTCCTGCATCTTCTCGACGAGGGCCTCCTTGTCCTTGGCCGTCACCCACGCTTCACGCGGCTTGAGCTTGATGAAGATGTCGGACTGGCTGACGTCCATGGGGTCCGAGGCGACCTCGGCGCGGCCGGTGCGGGTGACGACCGCCTCGACCTCGGGGAACTGCTTGAGGATGTTCTCGACCGCGTTGGACTGGGCGTTGGCCTTGGCCAGAGAGACGCTCGGCAGGCGCGAGGCGGTGATGACGCTCGAACCTTCGTCCATCTTGGGCAGGAACTCGGAGCCGAGGCTCGGCACCAGGGCGAAGGAGGCCACGAGGGCCGCGACCGCGCCACCCAGGAGCCAGCCGCCGTGGCGCAGGGACCAATCGAGCGAGCGGGCGTAGGCCCGGCGCACGGGGGTGAAGAGGGGGTTCTCCTTCTCGCTCAGGGGGCCCTTGAGCCAGAACGAGGCGAGGACCGGCACCAGGGTCAGGGCGAGGACCAGCGAGCCCAGCATCGCGAAGGAGATGGTGAAGGCCATGGGGCTGAACATCTTGCCCTCCATCCCCTGGAGGGTGAAGAGGGGCAGGAACACCACGATGATGATCGCGATGGCGAAGACCACCGGCCGACCCACCTCGATGGCCGAATGGTAGATGGTCTCGACCAAAGGCTTCTCGCCGTGCTCCTCGCTCAGGTGGCGGAAGATGTTCTCGACCATGACGATGGCCGCGTCGACCATCATGCCGAGGCCGATGGCGAGGCCCCCCAGGCTCATGAGGTTGCCCGGCAGGTTGAAGAGCTTCATCATCGCAAAGGCAAAGAGCATCGCGAGCGGGATCGTCACGGCGACGATCAGGCTGGAGCGCAGGTTCCACAAGAAGAACAGCAGAACCCCCACCACCATGACGCCGCCTTCGAGCAGGGCCTTCTCGACGGTGTGGACCGCCTTCTCCACCAGCTCGAGCTGGTCGTAGAAGGGCTTGAGCTTCACGCCGGGAGGCATGATCGCGTTGGCTTCGGCGAGCTTCTCCTTGACGCGGCCGATCACCTCGCGCGAGTTCTCGCCCTTGAGCTTCATGACGATGCCGATGACGGTCTCGTGGCCGTCGCGGGTGGCGGCCCCCTGGCGAGGAGCGGCGCCCTCGACGACCCGGGCCACGTCGCGCAGGTAGACGGGGTGACCCTGGCGGGTGGCCACCACGGCCCCCTCGAGTTCCTCGGGCCGATCCACCAGGCCCAGCCCGCGGATCAGGTACTGCTCGTCACCGTGCTCGAGGTAGTTGCCGGCAGCGTTGGCGTTGTTGCGCGCCACCGCGCTCATGACGTCGTGGAGGGTCAAGCCGTAGGCCGCCAGGCGATCCGGCCTGACTTCGACCTGGTACTGCTTGAGCAGGCCGCCCAGGCTGTTGACCTCGGTCACCCCGGGCACCCCACGCAGGAAGGGCCGGACGATCCAGTCCTGGATCGAGCGGCGCTCGGCCAACGACAGGGGGCCTTCGACCGAGTACTGGAAGACCTCGCCCATGCCGGTGGCGACCGGGCCCATGGCGGGCCTCACCCCTTCGGGCATCTGGCTCTGGACGTTGTTGAGGCGCTCGGCGATGAGCTGGCGCGCGAAGTAGATGTCCACCCCGTCGTGGAAGACGACGGTGATGACCGAGAGGCCGAACTTGGAAGCCGAACGGACCTGATCCACCTTGGGCAGGCCGTTCATCTCGATCTCGATGGGGTAGGTGACCAGGCGCTCGACCTCGGCGGGGGCGAGCCCCTCGGCCTCGGTCAGGATCTGGACCTGGACGTTGGTCACGTCCGGGAAGGCGTCGATGGGCAGGCGCTGGAACGAGAAGAGCCCCACCCCGACCAGCATGAAGCACAGGATCAGGGTCAAGAGGCGCTGGCGCAGCGCAAAGCGGATGAGGCGATCGATCATGCTAGTCCTCGCCTCCGAACAGGTCCTTGCGGGCCTGGGCGCGCAGGTCGAAGCTGCCGCGGCCGATGACCGTCATCCCCTCGGCAAGGCCGCTCTTGATCTCCAGGTAGTCACCGAAGCGATCACCCACCTGAACGCTCACCTCCCGGTAGCGATCGCCGCCCAGAGGGGCGTAGGCGAAAGAGCGGGCGTCCTCGCGCTGTACGGCCGCAAGCGGCACGCTGAGCACGCCCGCTCGGGGCAGGGCGATGGCGACCTTGACCGACATGCCGGGGCGCAGGCTGCCGTCGGGGTTGGGAAGGTCGATGAGGGCCTCGCCCGTGCGGCTCTCGGCATCCAGGACCGGCGAGAGGCGCACGACCTTGCCCTGATAGGGCTTGCCGGGGACGGCCACGAGCGAGACCGACGCGACCTGGCCGGGGCGAATCGAGAGGAAGTCCCGCTCGGCGAGATCCGCCCGGACCCGGACGATCGAAAGGTCCATGAGCGAGAAGAGGGGCGAAGCGGCGTCGGGGGACACGTACTGACCGACGGTCGCCGCCCGCTCCACCACGGTGCCGGCGAGCGGCGCTCGGACCACGACCATGGGGTCGATGCGGCCCCGGGCCTCGAGCGAGGCGAGCCCGCCGTCGGTGAGGCCCAACAGGCGCAGGTGCTCGCGGGCCTGGGTCCGGGTGACGGTCGCGGCCTCCAGGCGCTGCTTGGCCGCCTCCAGGTCCTTGGTCGCAGCCACCTCGGCGGCGATCAGCTTCTTGATCCGCGCAACCTCGCGCTCGGCC
Above is a window of bacterium DNA encoding:
- a CDS encoding efflux RND transporter permease subunit, which encodes MIDRLIRFALRQRLLTLILCFMLVGVGLFSFQRLPIDAFPDVTNVQVQILTEAEGLAPAEVERLVTYPIEIEMNGLPKVDQVRSASKFGLSVITVVFHDGVDIYFARQLIAERLNNVQSQMPEGVRPAMGPVATGMGEVFQYSVEGPLSLAERRSIQDWIVRPFLRGVPGVTEVNSLGGLLKQYQVEVRPDRLAAYGLTLHDVMSAVARNNANAAGNYLEHGDEQYLIRGLGLVDRPEELEGAVVATRQGHPVYLRDVARVVEGAAPRQGAATRDGHETVIGIVMKLKGENSREVIGRVKEKLAEANAIMPPGVKLKPFYDQLELVEKAVHTVEKALLEGGVMVVGVLLFFLWNLRSSLIVAVTIPLAMLFAFAMMKLFNLPGNLMSLGGLAIGLGMMVDAAIVMVENIFRHLSEEHGEKPLVETIYHSAIEVGRPVVFAIAIIIVVFLPLFTLQGMEGKMFSPMAFTISFAMLGSLVLALTLVPVLASFWLKGPLSEKENPLFTPVRRAYARSLDWSLRHGGWLLGGAVAALVASFALVPSLGSEFLPKMDEGSSVITASRLPSVSLAKANAQSNAVENILKQFPEVEAVVTRTGRAEVASDPMDVSQSDIFIKLKPREAWVTAKDKEALVEKMQEAVAHVPGIGLSFGEPIAVRVDEMVSGVKSQVAVKIFGEDMTVLAEKAAQVQEALQKVPGAINVKTEQTAGLAQVQIRYDRQAIARYGLAIDDLGEVVAAAIGGRVVTEIQEGQRRVGVAVRLSEQDRNDPDKLGAILVPTPTGARVPLAHLSRITVESGPAMISRENGQRRIVIEANVRGRDIGSFVADAKEALAREVTIPSGYWVTWGGQFESQQRAMATLAVVVPLVIGLIFALLFGTFGSVTQSALILLNIPFALIGGIVALFLTRQHLSVSASVGFIALFGVAVQNGVILVSTFNKLRHEGMPLEEAVREAAAVRLRPVLMTAMVASLGLVPLALSQGIGSEIQRPLAWVVIGGLFTSTALTLFLLPVLYRWLIRWRVKHPVPEPERVPVA
- a CDS encoding NAD(P)-dependent glycerol-3-phosphate dehydrogenase is translated as MTTPHGVSVIGGGSWGTTIAHLIAENGHPVKLWMRDPEQVAELNRTHRNARYLGDLPLSPRLLAVSSLEEAARDAATLFIVTPSHSLRTIARELGDHLDGSRILIHGVKGLEPGSFKRMSQLLREETCCRKIGVLSGPNLAKEVAQGQPSATVVASAFQEVIEAGVSMLKSKTFRVYGNDDVVGTELGGTLKNIFAIAAGLAHGLGFGDNTKALLLTRGLTEMTRLGAHMGASAATFSGLSGIGDLMATCFSPLSRNYQVGFRLSKGESLEAITADLRQVAEGVRTTKTVADYARSKGLYLPITQGVARVLFEGATPQQALSGLLEVGRNPFETDAPDREISIL
- a CDS encoding 1-acyl-sn-glycerol-3-phosphate acyltransferase, whose amino-acid sequence is MLTPAYPALSGKIFGFNAERDAIVADVVAREYARKASSESALELAINDAAVQEIARLEGSRKSSSLERWRELYRTLGRRPLADKQALYRRLLDDSARDIVGNFNPRVYDFATKAVPYGLTWLFKKQSHLPALSPSLADRIHVEGHVDTLRALAQRGTVILVPTHSSNLDSLVIGYALYHMGLPPFTYGAGKNLFTNALLSFFMHNLGAYKVDRRLTYTLYKDVLKTYSTVLLERGYHSLFFPGGGRSRSNALESKLKLGLVGTGLAAYINNLQAGKANPEVFVVPATLNYHLVLEAETLIDDQLQRVGKSRYIIEDDESAQARRVASFVNQMLKLDTSMVLRFGEPLDPFGNTVGPDGVSRDLRGRAIDLRKYVEVDGVPQHRAQRDAEYTRELGTAIASSYRKNAVVLSTHLVAFALFTLAKELHPHLDLFQLLRLPDDTAYPLAMVCERIDRLRDRLVALAEAGEVVLGDHVRDDGTEALVDQALKIFGVYHTRPLATRQGDEVRLVDLKLLLYYHNRLTGYGLEAALSPQEAHA
- a CDS encoding zinc-ribbon domain containing protein, whose translation is MFTEQTITCVDCGAQFPFTVSEQEFYAEKGFSNPPRRCKPCRTAAKASREGGAGGFGAARPQRELFDVTCSACGVATKVPFKPNGAKPVYCRDCFRK
- a CDS encoding efflux RND transporter periplasmic adaptor subunit, yielding MKPLLLGLVTLSCLLGCSKHEPAPASETAEATASDVVVLPESARRLITLESASVVRRSLTATQEAMGQIVPRPEGQSVVLPPIAGHLVALHAKAGDRVAAGAALATLKSAELGEAQAAFLKARSEAELAEREVARIKKLIAAEVAATKDLEAAKQRLEAATVTRTQAREHLRLLGLTDGGLASLEARGRIDPMVVVRAPLAGTVVERAATVGQYVSPDAASPLFSLMDLSIVRVRADLAERDFLSIRPGQVASVSLVAVPGKPYQGKVVRLSPVLDAESRTGEALIDLPNPDGSLRPGMSVKVAIALPRAGVLSVPLAAVQREDARSFAYAPLGGDRYREVSVQVGDRFGDYLEIKSGLAEGMTVIGRGSFDLRAQARKDLFGGED